A segment of the Streptomyces sp. P9-A2 genome:
CGAGCTGGATCACCCGGACACCGCGGCTGCTCGACCGGGTGACCGACGTACTCCTTCCGCAACGCCCCGCACAGCCGATCGAACGGCTGATCCTGGCCACGGACCTGTTCGATCTCGTGGACCCGTCGCTGCGGCTGCCGCTGTACGACGCGGCACACGCGTGGGCGGACCGGCTGGCCGTCCCGCTGCAGCCGAGGGAGAACACGTGCGCCGCACATCTCGAGGAGTGGGCGGAGGCTGTGGGCGTCGTCCAGGCCGTGGAGATGTGGCAGGTGCACGGCAGTTGGCTGCAGGCGCATCACGAGGCCGTCTCGCCCGGGGTCGCACACGCCGTCGCCGCGGGCGAGGACATGCCGGCCGAGTACCTGGCATGGGCCCGGGACACCCTGAGCCAGGCGCGGATCGTGCTCGCCGAACTGATCCCGCCGGGGACCGCGCTCATGCAGCCGGCGACCCCGACCGCGGCTCCCCCGCCCGGCCCGGCCGGCGCCGGCCTGGCACTGCTTACCGCGACGGTGCGGCTGGTCTGCGCCGCGAGCGCGGCGGGCCTGCCGGTGCTGACCCTGCCCGGAGTGCGGAGCCCGGCCGGCCCCGTCGGGCTCAGCCTCCTCGCGACCGCCGGCAGCGACCGCGCCCTCACCGCCGCGTTCGCCCCTCACGTCGACGCGCCATAATTCCCCCTGGGTTCCCTGTCCCGGGTCCCGCACCGTCGTCCGCCCTACACGCTCCCATCAGCCGGTACAGCGCTTTTCGATCTTCTTCGCCCATGATCGTGAACATCCTCGAACCGGCTGGCATATGCGCTCCGCCCCGCTCTACGTTCCGCAGCGGAGGTGGTTCACTTGAACGAACCGAGCAAGCAGCCCGACTCCGCCGCCGAAAGCTTTGAGCGGACCGGGGCCATCGACATCAACAACTTCGTCTACGCGGCGTCCGGAGAGCGGGTCCGGAGGCTCACCATGCCGAACGGAAGCCACTGGTTCCCGGCGGTGGACGTCTGCAATTCACTGGGGTACACCACCCCCCGCAAGGCACTCCTCGACCA
Coding sequences within it:
- a CDS encoding amidase family protein — protein: MSAQQPSPAVADAPPLAPPRHHSDDTAGAPRDDVPAPGETGASVWRVVGDPLVAATREGVLSGSRVAVKDVFAVAGHAIGMGNPAWLRGAPIEPAHSTAVRALLRAGADVTGIAHTDELAYGLSGLNTHYGMPPNPAAPGRAPGGSSSGPASAVALGLADIGLGTDTAGSTRVPASYCGLYSLRPTHGLVPDAGQTGLAPSFDTTSWITRTPRLLDRVTDVLLPQRPAQPIERLILATDLFDLVDPSLRLPLYDAAHAWADRLAVPLQPRENTCAAHLEEWAEAVGVVQAVEMWQVHGSWLQAHHEAVSPGVAHAVAAGEDMPAEYLAWARDTLSQARIVLAELIPPGTALMQPATPTAAPPPGPAGAGLALLTATVRLVCAASAAGLPVLTLPGVRSPAGPVGLSLLATAGSDRALTAAFAPHVDAP